Proteins encoded together in one Bradyrhizobium sp. PSBB068 window:
- the cydB gene encoding cytochrome d ubiquinol oxidase subunit II, whose product MVMFWVAVLSISTLIYLLLDGFDLGVGILCGATANVNHRSQMLRAIEPVWDGNETWLVVSGVILWGAFPVVYATLLSAFYLPVIVMLLGLILRGVAFEFRNQGEGTRWIWDMSLTGGSLVAAFAQGAMVGALVEGLSFTNGQYSGGTFGWVSAFSVICGVGLCFGYGLLGACWLVRKCDREVRDVARRHICVLAIAMTVFLIVVFIHALFEHLTILHRWLERPYLFIFPAIGAIAAGVLARSVKHHDDYWPFHMVALVFVAAFATLALSFWPYMIPFEITIRDAAAPHASLAFMFWGAGLFVFPLMLVYTVVSFRVFRGRIQT is encoded by the coding sequence ATGGTGATGTTCTGGGTTGCGGTTCTGTCCATCAGCACTTTGATTTACCTGTTGCTCGACGGGTTTGACCTCGGCGTGGGAATCTTATGCGGTGCCACGGCCAACGTGAACCATCGCAGTCAGATGTTACGTGCAATCGAGCCCGTCTGGGACGGAAACGAGACTTGGCTGGTGGTATCCGGGGTCATTCTCTGGGGAGCGTTTCCAGTCGTTTACGCTACTCTGCTGTCGGCATTCTACTTGCCAGTCATTGTCATGCTGCTGGGGTTGATCTTGCGCGGAGTCGCGTTCGAGTTTCGCAATCAGGGAGAGGGCACGCGCTGGATATGGGATATGAGCCTTACGGGCGGATCTTTAGTTGCAGCGTTTGCGCAGGGGGCCATGGTTGGCGCTTTGGTCGAAGGACTATCGTTCACAAATGGGCAGTATTCCGGCGGGACGTTCGGCTGGGTCTCGGCGTTCTCAGTCATATGCGGTGTTGGACTTTGCTTTGGTTATGGTTTGCTTGGTGCCTGTTGGCTTGTCCGAAAGTGCGACCGCGAAGTTCGTGATGTTGCGCGCCGTCATATCTGCGTGCTCGCCATCGCAATGACGGTGTTTCTTATAGTCGTCTTCATACACGCTCTCTTTGAACACTTGACCATTCTTCATCGATGGCTCGAGCGGCCCTATCTTTTCATTTTTCCCGCGATTGGTGCAATCGCGGCCGGCGTTCTCGCGCGAAGCGTCAAGCATCACGATGACTATTGGCCTTTCCACATGGTAGCGCTGGTGTTCGTGGCAGCGTTCGCCACGCTAGCCCTCTCGTTCTGGCCTTACATGATACCGTTTGAGATCACTATTCGTGATGCTGCTGCGCCGCATGCGAGTCTCGCCTTCATGTTCTGGGGTGCGGGCTTGTTCGTGTTTCCATTAATGCTGGTCTACACTGTCGTTTCTTTTCGGGTGTTCAGGGGCCGAATTCAGACTTGA
- a CDS encoding cytochrome ubiquinol oxidase subunit I: protein MDPTALLLSRIQFGFAISFHIIFPAFTIGLAAWLTLLEALHIRTGRRAYRVLFEFWLRIFGVAFGMGVVSGIVMGFQFGTNWSELSRMSGPIQGPLLSYETFTAFMLEASFFGILMFGRSRVPAWFYLLSAAMVSLGTTLSAFWIMTNNSWMQVPVGYAVENGVFVPESWSKIIFNWVVLVRFVHMLLAAYLTSAFCVAATGAWYLLRSIHLTEARVMVHMGLGLAAVLIPIQLLFGHLVGDYVHQHQPAKFAAIEARWHDEQPASEVLLALPDPATETNRYEIRIPVLGSIIASMSLSSKEVGLTSFPAQDRPPVLAPFFAFRIMVGCGMIMLVLSWFGCYLAFKRRLEGSRAVLWLIFLNFPLPFIAILTGWYTAEIGRQPWTVYGVLRTSQAVTPFLTAEAAFATLVLFGAAYVFIFSFGVYYIYRLLRAGPHAVAAETPYGAPSGISTVFGQGSGARSELKAGE from the coding sequence ATGGATCCTACGGCATTGCTCCTCTCGCGCATTCAGTTCGGATTCGCGATTTCGTTTCACATAATATTTCCGGCCTTTACGATCGGCTTGGCTGCCTGGCTTACCCTGCTTGAGGCACTGCACATTCGTACGGGCCGTAGAGCATATCGCGTTCTTTTCGAGTTTTGGCTCAGGATATTCGGTGTTGCGTTCGGGATGGGCGTGGTGTCGGGCATCGTTATGGGATTCCAGTTCGGAACGAATTGGAGCGAACTGTCTAGGATGAGCGGGCCGATCCAAGGGCCGCTGTTGTCATATGAGACGTTCACGGCCTTCATGTTGGAGGCGAGCTTTTTCGGCATCCTGATGTTCGGCCGTAGCCGAGTGCCAGCGTGGTTCTACCTCCTCTCAGCAGCAATGGTATCGCTTGGAACGACGTTGTCGGCATTTTGGATCATGACCAACAACAGTTGGATGCAGGTCCCGGTGGGCTACGCCGTAGAGAACGGCGTATTCGTTCCTGAAAGCTGGTCGAAGATCATTTTCAATTGGGTGGTCCTCGTCCGCTTCGTCCACATGCTGCTCGCTGCGTATCTGACCAGTGCATTCTGTGTGGCCGCAACAGGCGCTTGGTATCTGCTGCGCTCCATCCACCTCACCGAAGCGCGGGTGATGGTGCACATGGGTCTTGGACTCGCGGCAGTGCTCATCCCCATTCAACTCCTGTTCGGACATTTGGTCGGTGACTACGTCCATCAGCATCAGCCGGCAAAGTTCGCCGCTATCGAAGCGCGCTGGCATGACGAACAGCCAGCAAGCGAGGTGCTGCTCGCTTTGCCGGATCCGGCAACGGAGACCAATCGATACGAAATTCGGATCCCGGTCCTCGGTAGCATCATCGCGAGCATGAGTCTCTCGTCGAAGGAAGTCGGATTGACGAGCTTTCCGGCTCAGGACAGGCCGCCTGTCCTTGCTCCGTTCTTTGCATTTCGGATCATGGTCGGCTGTGGCATGATCATGCTCGTGCTTTCCTGGTTCGGCTGTTACCTCGCGTTCAAGCGCAGGCTCGAAGGCAGCCGAGCTGTGCTCTGGCTCATCTTTCTCAACTTCCCACTACCATTCATTGCGATCCTCACGGGCTGGTATACGGCGGAAATTGGCCGGCAGCCGTGGACGGTCTATGGAGTTCTGCGCACATCGCAGGCTGTCACACCATTTTTGACGGCAGAGGCGGCCTTCGCGACGCTGGTGCTGTTCGGTGCTGCCTATGTCTTCATATTCTCATTCGGCGTTTACTACATCTATAGGTTGTTGCGCGCCGGTCCGCATGCTGTTGCCGCTGAAACGCCATATGGCGCCCCGTCGGGCATCTCCACCGTATTTGGTCAAGGGTCTGGTGCCCGTTCCGAGTTGAAAGCAGGAGAATGA
- the budA gene encoding acetolactate decarboxylase, which produces MADLTTNIPLSLKMALDAEVARIGRPLSSVVTAALSEFLGVSIHTLFQVSISGALVAGVFDREVSVRSILEHGDFGLGTFAHLDGELVVLDGRAFQVLGSGRVSEATAGAGAPFAVVTRFHPDAEADIGPVASFKELEICCDKFRSSGNIFYAMRLDGHFTRVRTRAVNPPPSGGRLVDAAKTQSEFSFADIDGTLVGLWSPGFSSAFSVAGYHYHFISKDRQHGGHLLDVEAKSLHLGFEPLTEFHLALPESEAFLKADLSKNTAEELAYAEQAH; this is translated from the coding sequence ATGGCCGATCTGACAACGAATATTCCTCTGTCCTTGAAAATGGCCCTGGACGCTGAGGTGGCAAGGATCGGTCGACCTTTGTCGTCTGTCGTAACAGCTGCCTTATCAGAATTCCTTGGCGTATCGATCCATACGCTGTTCCAGGTCTCGATATCAGGTGCCTTGGTGGCAGGCGTTTTCGATCGAGAAGTTAGCGTCCGATCGATCCTGGAGCATGGAGATTTCGGGCTGGGCACTTTCGCGCACTTGGATGGCGAATTGGTCGTGCTTGATGGCCGAGCGTTTCAAGTTCTGGGCAGCGGACGAGTATCGGAAGCGACTGCGGGCGCTGGCGCACCTTTCGCGGTGGTCACGCGCTTTCACCCAGACGCCGAGGCCGACATTGGGCCTGTGGCAAGCTTCAAAGAGTTGGAAATCTGCTGCGACAAGTTTCGCAGCTCTGGAAACATCTTCTACGCAATGCGATTGGATGGGCATTTTACGCGTGTTCGCACGCGGGCCGTCAATCCGCCTCCGTCCGGCGGGCGTCTTGTCGATGCCGCGAAGACGCAGAGCGAATTCAGTTTCGCGGACATCGACGGAACTTTAGTGGGGCTGTGGTCTCCTGGCTTCTCAAGTGCGTTTAGTGTTGCGGGTTATCATTATCACTTCATCTCGAAGGACCGGCAGCACGGCGGGCATCTACTTGATGTCGAGGCAAAGTCGCTTCACCTCGGCTTTGAGCCGCTAACGGAGTTTCATCTTGCGCTGCCGGAGTCAGAAGCCTTTTTGAAGGCAGATCTTAGCAAGAACACAGCCGAGGAGCTCGCTTATGCCGAACAAGCCCACTGA
- a CDS encoding response regulator transcription factor gives MKTVVDESPVVFVVDDDDSMRQALSRLFLSVKLRVEAFASPQQFLGSLRPDVPSCLVLDVRLPGLNGLDFQADLAKTDIRTPIVFISGHGDIPMTVRAMKAGAIDFLQKPFRDQDLLDAVAAAIRRDQDRRDKERSIARLKTNFETLTTREREIMTLVASGMMSKQIAVKCGLSEITVKVHRSHLMRKMGARTAAELVRMAEALGVEPTSFKPSGNRASS, from the coding sequence ATGAAGACTGTTGTTGATGAGTCGCCCGTGGTGTTCGTCGTGGATGACGACGACTCGATGCGCCAAGCTCTATCGAGGCTTTTTCTCTCTGTAAAATTGCGCGTCGAAGCCTTTGCATCGCCGCAGCAGTTTCTCGGGAGTTTACGGCCCGACGTACCGAGCTGCCTCGTTCTTGACGTTCGCCTTCCAGGGTTGAATGGTCTCGACTTTCAGGCTGACCTGGCGAAGACTGATATCCGGACTCCGATTGTGTTCATCTCAGGTCATGGAGATATTCCAATGACCGTTCGAGCGATGAAGGCAGGCGCGATCGATTTCCTTCAGAAGCCCTTCCGTGACCAGGATCTATTGGATGCAGTCGCGGCGGCGATCCGACGGGATCAGGACCGGCGTGACAAGGAGCGTTCGATTGCCCGGTTGAAGACGAATTTTGAAACCTTAACGACTCGCGAACGAGAGATCATGACGCTTGTGGCTAGCGGAATGATGAGCAAGCAGATCGCAGTCAAGTGCGGGCTCAGCGAGATCACCGTAAAAGTACATCGAAGCCATCTTATGAGAAAGATGGGAGCAAGAACGGCGGCTGAGTTGGTCAGGATGGCGGAAGCTCTCGGCGTCGAACCTACTTCGTTCAAACCATCCGGCAATCGAGCCTCAAGCTGA
- a CDS encoding helix-turn-helix transcriptional regulator has protein sequence MVLTVGDNKRGSFKMQPVPIALGEFTLSRERVDMGAVLPPAEKEESLHFSGLADERKSGKIRDDSQGITLAFQHLNVVLAIAARNVAKLGGMAMPSVLYDVLADDSNDPVVVRLSDALRTTQAMESGDAGIQADALRLAIVARMVGLHFNSGYPDEENIEAGAPCRPSRALQRWRLKRVLEYIDSHLTDKISLQDIAAAAGLSRMHFASQFRAATGMRPHDYLLRQRIRRAEHLLSQTDLSLAEIALTVGFRTQAHFTSVFKRFMNNTPYQWRSARRLNGVAEK, from the coding sequence ATGGTTCTGACTGTTGGCGACAACAAGAGAGGATCGTTCAAAATGCAACCAGTACCCATAGCCCTAGGCGAGTTCACTCTCTCGCGCGAGAGAGTTGACATGGGCGCGGTCCTTCCGCCGGCGGAAAAGGAGGAGTCTCTGCACTTCAGCGGCCTTGCCGATGAACGGAAGTCTGGCAAAATTCGCGATGACAGCCAAGGCATTACGCTCGCTTTTCAGCACCTGAATGTGGTGTTGGCGATCGCCGCTCGCAACGTTGCCAAATTGGGCGGAATGGCCATGCCATCGGTCCTCTATGACGTGTTAGCAGACGATAGCAATGATCCAGTTGTAGTCAGGCTGTCAGACGCTCTTAGGACCACTCAGGCAATGGAAAGTGGCGATGCCGGCATACAAGCAGATGCATTGCGGCTTGCTATCGTAGCCAGGATGGTCGGACTGCACTTCAATTCGGGATATCCCGATGAAGAGAACATTGAAGCAGGCGCGCCCTGCCGGCCAAGTCGCGCGCTGCAGAGATGGCGCCTCAAGCGGGTTCTCGAATACATTGATAGTCATTTGACCGATAAGATCTCGCTGCAAGATATTGCTGCAGCCGCTGGACTAAGTCGAATGCACTTCGCGTCGCAATTTCGAGCAGCCACTGGAATGCGTCCTCACGACTATCTGCTTCGTCAGCGAATACGGCGGGCCGAGCATCTTCTGAGCCAAACCGATCTGTCTCTTGCCGAGATCGCCTTGACTGTAGGCTTTCGTACTCAGGCCCACTTCACTAGCGTGTTCAAACGCTTCATGAATAATACGCCGTATCAATGGCGAAGTGCGCGCCGCTTGAACGGTGTTGCCGAAAAATAG
- the alsS gene encoding acetolactate synthase AlsS has protein sequence MPNKPTESRQAQAVETRAQTGAELVVRTLEAQGVTHVLGVSGARIDTVFNALADSKIKTVVCRHEQNAAFIAGGIGRMTGKAGVTLTTSGPGISNLTTGLATANSEGDPVVALGGSVPTSDALKQVHQTLDAVSIMRPVTKFSATVGAPDQLGEVLANAFRAAESGRPGAAFVNLPVDIMTAPCAHEPLEVPAFCGLGPADANATREAARLINVASNPVVLLGMLASKPSNNRALQSFLTKGNLPVVGTFQSAGAVGAMSFENFGGRVGQIANQPADRLLEAADLVITIGYNPVEYWPSLWNGKRKRTIIHVDVLPSDLDNCYSPTVELTGSIDQTLETLTPAVKRSTRSPLSLEVLDMIVAERQFLRTESALRGGTPIHPMRLVHDLQQFVGGDTTLCLDIGSFHLWFARHLYSFRPRQVLISNGQQTLGVALPWGIAASLVRPAEKILSVSGDGGFLFSAMELETAVRLRANLVHMVWIDGSYNMVAVQEQLKYGRTTGVDLGPVDYVRYAEAFGAKGLMIEEPNDIAPIMRKAFETEGPVIIGVHVDYRDNHKLFEMVHAGTFH, from the coding sequence ATGCCGAACAAGCCCACTGAAAGCCGCCAAGCCCAAGCGGTGGAAACTAGGGCGCAGACCGGGGCTGAACTGGTAGTTCGAACTCTTGAAGCTCAAGGCGTTACGCACGTCCTTGGAGTCTCCGGAGCCAGGATCGACACCGTCTTCAATGCTCTTGCCGATTCCAAGATTAAGACAGTCGTTTGCCGCCACGAGCAGAATGCCGCATTTATCGCGGGTGGTATCGGGCGCATGACTGGAAAGGCTGGGGTGACACTCACGACCTCTGGCCCAGGCATCTCGAACCTTACGACTGGCCTTGCGACGGCGAATTCCGAAGGGGACCCGGTCGTCGCGCTTGGCGGATCGGTACCGACGTCTGATGCATTGAAGCAAGTGCACCAGACGTTGGATGCTGTCTCTATCATGAGGCCAGTGACCAAGTTCAGTGCGACGGTCGGCGCTCCCGACCAGTTGGGTGAGGTCCTAGCCAACGCGTTCCGCGCGGCCGAATCTGGGCGGCCTGGCGCTGCTTTCGTCAATCTGCCGGTGGATATCATGACCGCTCCGTGCGCGCACGAGCCTTTAGAAGTGCCGGCGTTTTGTGGCCTCGGCCCCGCCGATGCCAATGCAACCAGGGAGGCTGCACGTCTCATCAACGTGGCGTCCAATCCGGTGGTTCTGTTGGGCATGTTGGCCAGTAAACCATCCAACAACCGTGCTTTGCAGTCATTCTTGACCAAGGGAAACTTGCCTGTCGTCGGTACTTTCCAATCAGCAGGTGCCGTAGGAGCAATGAGTTTCGAGAATTTCGGAGGGCGCGTCGGTCAGATCGCGAACCAGCCGGCGGATCGGCTCCTCGAGGCGGCCGATCTCGTGATCACCATTGGATACAATCCGGTAGAGTACTGGCCGTCGCTTTGGAACGGAAAGCGAAAGCGTACGATTATTCATGTCGACGTGTTGCCGTCTGATCTCGACAACTGCTACTCGCCAACTGTGGAGCTGACGGGCAGTATCGATCAAACGTTGGAGACGCTAACGCCAGCAGTCAAGCGAAGCACGAGATCGCCGCTGTCGTTGGAGGTCCTCGATATGATCGTGGCCGAGCGGCAATTTCTGAGAACCGAGAGCGCGCTCCGGGGTGGCACGCCAATCCATCCCATGCGTTTGGTGCATGACTTGCAGCAATTCGTTGGAGGAGACACGACGCTCTGTCTCGACATTGGATCGTTTCACCTCTGGTTTGCACGACATCTCTACAGCTTTCGGCCTCGCCAGGTCCTCATCAGCAACGGTCAGCAGACGTTGGGGGTAGCGCTTCCGTGGGGTATCGCCGCTTCCCTCGTAAGGCCAGCCGAGAAGATTCTCTCTGTATCGGGAGACGGCGGCTTCCTTTTCTCCGCTATGGAGCTCGAGACCGCAGTGCGCTTGCGCGCGAATCTGGTCCACATGGTCTGGATCGATGGCTCCTATAATATGGTGGCTGTCCAGGAGCAGCTCAAGTACGGCCGGACCACTGGTGTTGATCTAGGCCCTGTCGATTACGTTCGGTACGCCGAGGCGTTTGGTGCGAAGGGCCTCATGATCGAGGAGCCGAATGATATCGCGCCGATTATGAGGAAGGCGTTTGAGACCGAGGGGCCAGTCATTATTGGTGTCCACGTCGACTATCGCGACAATCACAAGCTGTTTGAGATGGTGCACGCAGGGACCTTTCATTGA